A single genomic interval of Malania oleifera isolate guangnan ecotype guangnan chromosome 11, ASM2987363v1, whole genome shotgun sequence harbors:
- the LOC131168225 gene encoding uncharacterized protein LOC131168225, whose amino-acid sequence MGLFSYTLAGGGFVLIGAWEAFMCASKTLSSSPSSPSSPLNHINATPPPSSARTVKKPLSSSVSLIAVALLSFFFILNSLVSLIDAFNSSDRVGSVLQLGLISVASLFLFYAILGLLINLTDSFILPTSILTLICLFAFVEEFLLFYLQRKDPSGIENRYFDLLLVPIMVCVCSSILELKLPKSNFPRLARGVGLISQGTWFMQMGISFFTDLMVHGCSLHEKSRGNYTIRCKGHPEYHRGRAIATLQFNCHLAFLVALIVGVYSIIGRKDGGRIEFMQYRPLGAEMQQMDHQSQFTLDSDDDEIREEASVVKQKEAVIVSEVVVNGYGSHQ is encoded by the coding sequence ATGGGGCTCTTCAGCTACACCTTGGCCGGAGGAGGGTTCGTGCTCATCGGAGCCTGGGAAGCCTTCATGTGCGCCTCGAAAACACTTTCATCATCGCCTTCTTCCCCTTCTTCACCCCTCAATCATATCAATGCAACACCACCGCCGTCGTCCGCTAGAACCGTAAAGAAGCCGCTGTCCTCGTCTGTAAGCTTAATCGCCGTAGCccttttatcttttttcttcatCTTGAACTCTCTGGTCTCATTAATCGACGCTTTCAACTCGAGCGATCGAGTTGGGTCTGTTCTCCAATTAGGGCTAATCTCAGTTGCTTCGCTGTTTCTTTTCTACGCTATTCTAGGTCTCTTGATAAACCTCACGGATTCGTTTATTTTACCCACTTCAATTCTTACCTTGATCTGTCTCTTTGCTTTCGTAGAAGAGTTTTTATTGTTTTACCTTCAAAGGAAGGACCCAAGTGGAATTGAGAATCGATATTTTGATCTCCTGCTTGTGCCCATCATGGTTTGTGTTTGCTCTAGCATTCTGGAACTGAAATTACCTAAATCTAATTTTCCGAGATTAGCGCGCGGGGTTGGTTTAATTTCGCAAGGAACGTGGTTTATGCAAATGGGTATTTCCTTTTTTACTGATTTGATGGTTCATGGATGTTCTTTGCACGAAAAGAGTAGAGGGAATTACACGATAAGGTGTAAGGGTCATCCGGAGTATCATCGAGGAAGGGCTATCGCAACGCTTCAGTTTAATTGCCATCTTGCTTTTCTCGTGGCTTTAATTGTGGGCGTGTACTCGATCATCGGTCGTAAAGATGGGGGCCGTATTGAATTCATGCAGTATAGGCCCCTCGGGGCAGAAATGCAACAGATGGATCATCAGTCTCAGTTTACTTTGGATTCTGATGATGATGAAATTAGAGAAGAAGCAAGTGTGGTGAAGCAGAAGGAAGCTGTAATAGTTTCTGAAGTGGTGGTGAACGGTTATGGCTCTCATCAATGA